The Lates calcarifer isolate ASB-BC8 linkage group LG7_2, TLL_Latcal_v3, whole genome shotgun sequence DNA window CGGGGAAAACAGCCACCGTACGAGGAATCCAAGGAGGTAGGGGCCTTTTGTTATGTTAATAATGTATGAGGGGTGTTCGgtgttttgcacatttttcttgTTTAGAAAAATCTTTGTAAATAATAGAAAAGTTGAATTTGTACAATGTGTTCTACATCTTGTATACTCTGAATAAAGTGGCTCACTTGTTCATCTGTTTACTATTTGTTATCATGTATATTTTACATCAAATACTTGCAGTTATGCCTCTctgcttttatattttatcactATGAAGTTAAAGTTGTGTGAAAGGGTTTTACTGACCTTATTACGTACAGTCACTCTACTAATTTTATCTCTCTGCTGCCTGTTGTTATCTTCCCCCTCAGACAATCCCCTGGATGTGGCTCCAACAGTAGGTTTTTCCAAGGTTGACCTGAAGCAGGGCAAGTTTGAGGTGACCATCTTTGACCTCGGCGGCGGGAAGAGAATCCGGGGCATCTGGAAGAACTACTACTCTGAGTCACACGGTGTGGTGTTTGTGGTGGACTCGAGCGATGTCCAGCGGATCCAGGAAACGCGGGAGACCATGGCCGAGGTCCTCCAGCACCCACGCATCGCTGGCAAACCTGTGCTAGTGTGAGTGTGCTGTCACCTGAGGAAATGATGCTTTGACTCAGacttaaaaaatgataaaattacaTATTCAAAATGTGGGGGAAAGTGtgagagaattaaaaaaaaacacagaggacaagGTGTAAAAGATGAGGAGATAATAGAGAAATTGCCAGGctaaaaaagttaaaatttgTAGCTCAGGGCAGGTGGTTTGATAACTGTCCTTGCATCCATTCTCTTTAGTTGGTTAAACCTTGAGCTAGTCTAGCCTAGTCACAGGAGagctttttctgtttatttttaaatcttttttccccacaacaGCACTCACCAGTATCTCCTTATTCCTCTCCACCTTCAGGCTTGCCAACAAACAGGACCAGGAGGGAGCGCTGGCTGAAGCAGACATCATTGAGAACCTGTCGTTAGAGAAGCTTGTCAACGAGAACAAGTGTCTTTGTCAGattgtgagtgtttgtgcacCTGTTGACTGACATTAAGGGCATTTGGTTTAACTGCAGTTTTACCCATATATAGACAAAGAGCAGGGCTTTTTTGGAGCAGTTTTCCTCTTTACTGTAGGAAGGTAGAGGCTGCTTTCATCCAAAGGCTCTTACAAAACCACAAGTgcttatatttttattcatgctGACAGCGTCTAATCTCTCAATATATGTTCCCGCCCCAGGAGCCATGCTCTGCAGTCTTAGGTTATGGCAAGAAGGTTGACAAGTCCATCAAGAAGGGCCTGAGCTGGCTCCTCAACAACATTGCCAAAGACTACGAGGCCATCACTGAGCGCGTGCAGAAGGACACGGCTGAGCAGCGTGCCCAGGAGGAACAGGACAAGAAGGAGCGGGCGGAGAGAGTACGGCGGATAcgggaggagaggtgaggacatgagtgatggatggaggaaaacacaagcaccataaaaaataatcaacatcTTTAGATTGGAGAACACTGACATAAGGAAAGAAATGTATGTCCGGACAGATAAAGGAGGGACAAGATGGTCAGAGTGGAATGATAAATGAAGCAAGGGAGGAGTGGAAATGTCAAAATGCCATGGATCGCAAAGTGTGCAGGCTCCCCTGTCTGCAAAAATAGATTTGCCCTGGCTTTCTTGTACTAAAGtaacaataaaagaaatgttaaatattgtatttattcCAACAGAGCAAACCCTCTCTCAATTGTAAAATATTGTACAAATGCTCACTTTAATTAAATCTGGCCTAAGATCAATCTTTGTAAATGTAACACTATCACCCAGGTGTATCATAACCCTGAAAGGTTAACATCTTGTTCTGTCCACAGAGAACGACAGGAGCGCGAAGAGGCAGAACGAGAAGGCAGGCTGATTCAAGAAGAGGAGCCCGATGATGAAAACATGCCCAGTCCCTTCCAGCCAATCAGCAACGTCATCTCAGAGGTGTGTAActactgtgcacacacagtggGATGGTGTATTGATGTGTCTGAGATTGTATAAGATTTCTAGTTGCAGCTGGAGTTGTAGTATATTTTAAAGAGCTCAGGAATGAAAGCTTTGgcctttgtgtttctttcagaacgaggacaaagaaaaggagaggaagaggcaaagagagctgcaggaaggaCGTACCAACAGCCCCAAGGCAGATGTTGATCAAGAGGAAGAGGACTATGAGGACAATGATGAAGAGCCAGACGACTCGAGACAAACGCCAGAAAATGCCAGTTCAAGTGagtgataaatatttaaaaccacGTCAAAATTTCTAGTTTAGCAGAAAAACTGTACAATTGTACAATTATATGGCTGGGAACAGCTGTCATACTTCCCTGGCTGATTGGATCACACCCCATGATTTCAATCACTTGGCAAATAGTTCAGCAATTTCATAAAATGTGCATTAAAAGTTATATAGAGGTGAAAAATGAAGATTATTATCTGTCTAGATGTGAGAACAGCGGGTATCTCTGAAGAGGCTTTGCTCGCAGCATGTGGTTCGGCTTTGCACCATATGGGAAGAAAGTCTGAGCTTGTTGATAAACAGAAAGCAAGatattaaatctgttttcactttgaaaagCAAATGATTAAACAAACATCCAGAGACTGCAACAAGTGTCACAGagatatttcaaaaataagaAGAGATATCctatctttttcttctctttctacTGAATATCTGATACAGATAATTACACATTAAGAAGATAATTACCTAATAAAGTAAGGGATAAAAGATAAAACTCGCTCCAGTCCACTGATGGAAGATGAAGGGACTCAAGCctcaaacatttttgtttgtcttatgCTCAAATGTCTCTGTACATCCAGCTACAATAGGCGAGCAAAgcaagaagaagatgatgaagcTGCACCTGAAGAGGAAACACCGGGTGGACCCGCTGAGGGTAGAGGATGGACCAGCAGAGAgccccacccctccacctcctccaggtCAGTCATCATCAAAGTACTTCTGTAGCCTCTGACTGAATCAGAGTCCAGTTTCACTCCCACATTGCTGCTTTTGCTTCTACAAATGAGCTAAATTTAACTGTATTAATCgctttcagtcatatcagaGTCATGTTAAGTCACTACTGATGGAACTAAATGTTTCTTGGTGCTGCTGTTTCACACTGAATGTTTTCCACCTACAAACCAGCCAGcagtttttattgtgaaacagctACAATGGTCGTGGTTGCTTAGGGCTCAGCTATCGTCATCCCTGTGGAAAACATACTGACAACTGATTATGAAATTTTAGCCAAGGGATTAAGTGATGAAAGGACAGAAGGATGATGACcaggaatgtgtttttgttgctgaaCACATGAACTTCTGATGCTTCTTTGATAACATTAAGCAAGGTTTCTATCTGACAAGTATCCAGTGTCACTGTCTAGATATACACTGTTGTTGCTCACCCCTCTGAGTAACCTCAAAATCTTGCAAGAAGTCAAATAAAGTTCAGTTAAAGccttgtgaaaaaaaagaagcaaagttgttttctcatttctacCACTTGCACAAAACATGCACAGACCCATAAACCAGATTCTGATATGAAGAGGGAGCCTGAGCATCATTTCTAACTTTCTTTTCCATCCTAATGagttgtctttattttgtttttttttagtgggATGGGCTACACCCAAAGTTTCTAGGCTGCCAAAACTAGAACCACTGGGGGACTCGAAACATTCTGGTAAAGCTGCCTGTGAAGTCTGGTTTTGCTTCATCGCTCACTGCCAGCCACTGTTTAATTTCATGCATTACTTCCTTTTGTTTTATAGCCAAATCAGCCATTAATTCTCTCACTAACCCGGTCTTTGTGTGGACTAACTAACTGTCGTGATACTGaacctgtgtttcctctgtgtcatGCACACAGGATATAATTTGGATCTGTGTTTTGGATCCAGTTCCAGTACaggtgtctgttttttcttttgtagctTTACCATAAGaaatgaaatatacatttaaatagTAGCGCTACATTAGTCTCTGAGAGTCTGGtggatttgtttgtttcacagcagTGGTGGTAAATTTCCCAGCGTggtgctgcagaggaaacactgagctCTATCTGCCTTAAGATGTGTGTTGACTGTTAATTAGTATCACAGACCCAcatcactgtctttttttcttctcttgcaTCTCACCaggcatgtgtttgtgtgtgtgtggatcctTCATGGTGGCAGACATCTTAATCAACTCAAAGGCTTGTCTGTGTATTCATCCACATTTTTCCTCCAGTCTCCACCTCCCATCTGCCTCTGTGCACCAACCACCATGGCTAATGTCGTTCTCCTTTTGCTTATATTGTTCTAGACAGAGCTTTAATTGACAGTGCTTTTATTTCAGGACCCGCTGGATGTTTACTAACATAgaccaacctttttttttccatccccTCCACAGACTTTTACAAGAAGCCTCTCCCGCCTGTTGCAAACAGGCCTCGGCCTAACGGCGACGCTCATGACATCATTTTTTAAACCCCTTTACCGACCAATCACAGCTTCTCCCCtttttgctttctgtctcaAGCGAGCGGTGTGTAGAcggctgaaacacacagatgacTCAGGAAGTGTGGGAGCCAGCGAGCAGTAAGAAGTGCGACGGATGTGAAAACACAGGAGCATCATAGGAAATGAGGTCCTGCTCAGAAGCTGTAATTTGTTTTCACAAACTGACACAATTCAGTGTGAAACATTGAACCTGACAGATGATTTTAATCAGGTTCTGTCCTCACTCAACAAAAGCACGTTTGTTGCTGACAACTTTCCACTACTGTAGactgaaactttattttttattgttaaaatcaGTGTTAGACAGTTTGGGCTCCATTTTGTCCAACTGAACTGCTTTTAATTGACAAGGAATGTAAATATGTTAATTATAaccatatatacatatatatgtttatgtCTGTTACTGAATAATGGATTCGTATACACGCCGCCATTAAAATGTtccatattttattcatttattttttcatctgcaGTTTTGTAGTAGACTGAGGTGCATATGATATTGTGGATGCATCTGAATAAGGGTCAAAAGGGAGAGTGGCTTTTTAAGTGGCATTTTACAGCTGCGTGCTTTAAATGTgatctttttaaaatcagaaatatttcCCTCTTTACAATGGTGGTGTGAAATGAGGATGAATCACAGCGGTTGAAACAGGTGAGTTGTAGATGTAATTAGCTGTGcgacactgtactgtacatggaAAAGTGTTACACTACATGAGGATTGTTAACTGGTCAATTTCACTTAATTACTGCACAGTTTTTATGgccatgaaaagaaaaaggcagatttttttgtctcttgcCAGCAGCATcgtaaaaaatcttttttaaaatggaaaactct harbors:
- the arl13b gene encoding ADP-ribosylation factor-like protein 13B isoform X3, producing MFSLMANCCNWLKRWREPARKVTLVMVGLDNAGKTATVRGIQGDNPLDVAPTVGFSKVDLKQGKFEVTIFDLGGGKRIRGIWKNYYSESHGVVFVVDSSDVQRIQETRETMAEVLQHPRIAGKPVLVLANKQDQEGALAEADIIENLSLEKLVNENKCLCQIEPCSAVLGYGKKVDKSIKKGLSWLLNNIAKDYEAITERVQKDTAEQRAQEEQDKKERAERVRRIREERERQEREEAEREGRLIQEEEPDDENMPSPFQPISNVISENEDKEKERKRQRELQEGRTNSPKADVDQEEEDYEDNDEEPDDSRQTPENASSTTIGEQSKKKMMKLHLKRKHRVDPLRVEDGPAESPTPPPPPDFYKKPLPPVANRPRPNGDAHDIIF
- the arl13b gene encoding ADP-ribosylation factor-like protein 13B isoform X2, which gives rise to MFSLMANCCNWLKRWREPARKVTLVMVGLDNAGKTATVRGIQGDNPLDVAPTVGFSKVDLKQGKFEVTIFDLGGGKRIRGIWKNYYSESHGVVFVVDSSDVQRIQETRETMAEVLQHPRIAGKPVLVLANKQDQEGALAEADIIENLSLEKLVNENKCLCQIEPCSAVLGYGKKVDKSIKKGLSWLLNNIAKDYEAITERVQKDTAEQRAQEEQDKKERAERVRRIREERERQEREEAEREGRLIQEEEPDDENMPSPFQPISNVISENEDKEKERKRQRELQEGRTNSPKADVDQEEEDYEDNDEEPDDSRQTPENASSTTIGEQSKKKMMKLHLKRKHRVDPLRVEDGPAESPTPPPPPVGWATPKVSRLPKLEPLGDSKHSASGV
- the arl13b gene encoding ADP-ribosylation factor-like protein 13B isoform X1, producing the protein MFSLMANCCNWLKRWREPARKVTLVMVGLDNAGKTATVRGIQGDNPLDVAPTVGFSKVDLKQGKFEVTIFDLGGGKRIRGIWKNYYSESHGVVFVVDSSDVQRIQETRETMAEVLQHPRIAGKPVLVLANKQDQEGALAEADIIENLSLEKLVNENKCLCQIEPCSAVLGYGKKVDKSIKKGLSWLLNNIAKDYEAITERVQKDTAEQRAQEEQDKKERAERVRRIREERERQEREEAEREGRLIQEEEPDDENMPSPFQPISNVISENEDKEKERKRQRELQEGRTNSPKADVDQEEEDYEDNDEEPDDSRQTPENASSTTIGEQSKKKMMKLHLKRKHRVDPLRVEDGPAESPTPPPPPVGWATPKVSRLPKLEPLGDSKHSDFYKKPLPPVANRPRPNGDAHDIIF